In a genomic window of Sulfurisphaera tokodaii str. 7:
- a CDS encoding enoyl-CoA hydratase/isomerase family protein, translating into MIKVEVNKENKIGKILIDRQEKMNAITVEMRKEIGEKIIELDKDPSVRVIIIEGVGGKAFSSGGDISEFLSLNPETLLDWGEDLSTSERITKPVIAAINGYTFGAGLELALSCDIRIATPKSEFSFPEIRLGMVPASGGVTRIVKMLGVSRATYMLMLGKRIDAQTALQWGIVHEIVDEDKLEGRALEIAKDLASLSPLALKALKKIIREVADSPFYAGFDIERKTFGLLRYSEDFREGVESFLNKRKPNFNGR; encoded by the coding sequence ATGATTAAGGTTGAGGTAAATAAAGAGAATAAAATAGGTAAAATATTAATAGATAGACAAGAAAAAATGAACGCAATAACCGTTGAGATGAGAAAAGAAATAGGAGAGAAAATAATAGAATTAGACAAAGATCCGAGCGTAAGAGTAATAATTATAGAAGGTGTAGGTGGAAAAGCATTTAGTTCTGGAGGAGATATAAGTGAATTCCTATCATTAAACCCAGAGACTTTACTAGATTGGGGAGAAGATCTATCAACAAGTGAAAGAATAACTAAGCCAGTAATAGCTGCAATAAACGGATACACATTTGGTGCAGGCTTAGAATTAGCATTATCTTGTGATATAAGAATAGCCACACCTAAAAGTGAATTTAGCTTTCCAGAAATAAGACTAGGAATGGTACCTGCAAGTGGAGGAGTAACTAGGATAGTAAAAATGTTAGGTGTATCTAGAGCTACTTATATGCTAATGTTAGGAAAGAGAATAGACGCACAAACTGCTCTTCAGTGGGGTATAGTACATGAGATTGTTGATGAAGATAAACTAGAAGGAAGAGCATTAGAAATAGCTAAAGATCTAGCTAGCCTATCACCCTTAGCCCTCAAAGCGTTAAAGAAAATAATAAGAGAGGTTGCAGATTCACCATTTTACGCAGGATTTGATATTGAAAGGAAAACTTTCGGCTTACTTAGATATAGTGAAGACTTCAGAGAAGGCGTAGAGTCCTTCTTAAATAAGAGGAAGCCTAATTTTAACGGTAGGTAA